TGTAAAAATTATTACATAATATAATAAAAATATTACTAAATTAAAATAGATTTTTTTTTGATATGAAATAATGCTTATATAATTTAAAAAAATAATTCTAATCCTGTGTAGTTTTACGAACCATGATGAAATATATAAATGATGTAAATTAATTTGTTATAAAACATAAATATTTTATTTGTGCCAAAAATTTGATTGAAAGGAGAATTAATGACAAAAAAAGACAGAAAAAAAGATCATTTTTTCATTGCATATAATGAAAAAATAAAAAGGACTAATAAAAAAACCGGTGAAATAGAGACAATTTCAGGGGATTTTCAGCATGTCATAATTAATGGAGAAGAATTTGTTGATGTCAAAGATTCACTCATTCCGTATAAAAGAGAAAATTTTCCTTTCAGTATTTACGATATCGATTTTACTAAAATCAAAGATTCAGAGGATCTTTTCATAAATGGGAAAAAAGAGAACAAAAATTTAGTCAGACACATTGGCATCAAAGGCAAAGAATATATTTTTTTAAACGGCAGTTATGAAGAATTCAGAAGATTTGCTTATTCATCAGATAAACTTTTGAAAAACAAAAAAACAAAGAATATAATTACTATTGGTGCAGTTTTCTTAGTTTTGATAGCCACAACAGTCATTTTTTTGTTTGGTGTGGGTGACGAAACCGCAGAGGCAGCACTTGATCTTGGAAGTAAAATCAGCACATATGCAGGTTTTTCGGATTATACATCTGAAGAAAAGATTAAATCGGGATATTATAAAAAAACCTTCTCCTGGGAATTTGATGGAAGGAGTGACAAATTTTTATGGTCAAATGCAGAATCACCCCGACAGTTTTCAATAACTGCAAATATCTCTAAAAATTCATATTATCAGTCTCAAAAAGCTGATCATTTAAGCAGAAATTTTTCAGAATATATATACAATACACACAATCAGGAGGCAGTAGAACAGATTGCTGAAAAAATACGCAGTTCAGGAGAAAAATACGGATATGGGAAATATGAAAACGCAATGAACGCAGCATCATTTGTTCAAAACTGCATTGTGTATGCCAGTGATAAAGAGACAAAAAATTCTGGAGAATACTGGCGCTATCCTGTTGAAACATTAATTGACGGCACAGGAGACTGTGAAGATACAGCAATCCTTCTTGCGGCAATACTTGATCAGATGGATTATGATGTCATAACTTTTGGTCTTTTGGGGGTTGGAGAGAACAAAAATGAGGGACATGTCGCAGTGGCAGTAAAGGATGTTATCAATCCTGTGTGCGGGAACTGCGCACTGATTGAATTTAAAGGTGAAAATTACCTTTACCTTGAATCTACAAATAACTGGGATGTTGGATTTATACCTTATGATTATTATGGAAAACTGGCAATAGAAGGTGCAATAGAATAATCTCTTTTTTAAATCTGTTTTTCTTCAGAAAAACGTTCATGAAATTATCATTTTATGCAACAGTTTC
The genomic region above belongs to Methanomicrobium antiquum and contains:
- a CDS encoding transglutaminase-like domain-containing protein, with protein sequence MTKKDRKKDHFFIAYNEKIKRTNKKTGEIETISGDFQHVIINGEEFVDVKDSLIPYKRENFPFSIYDIDFTKIKDSEDLFINGKKENKNLVRHIGIKGKEYIFLNGSYEEFRRFAYSSDKLLKNKKTKNIITIGAVFLVLIATTVIFLFGVGDETAEAALDLGSKISTYAGFSDYTSEEKIKSGYYKKTFSWEFDGRSDKFLWSNAESPRQFSITANISKNSYYQSQKADHLSRNFSEYIYNTHNQEAVEQIAEKIRSSGEKYGYGKYENAMNAASFVQNCIVYASDKETKNSGEYWRYPVETLIDGTGDCEDTAILLAAILDQMDYDVITFGLLGVGENKNEGHVAVAVKDVINPVCGNCALIEFKGENYLYLESTNNWDVGFIPYDYYGKLAIEGAIE